One Halalkalicoccus sp. NIPERK01 DNA segment encodes these proteins:
- a CDS encoding initiation factor 2B-like protein — translation MVDVVVCFLRADGRILLYRRENERRWRVPSAEAGGEADGVARRLCREWAAETTHVRAGDPVEVDGSRLLPYLFECEPGEMEAGIETAWVHATEIRRRETVEGSWRAYRSVSPTVGSVRDDRTHGSAYVSVRALEVLRDRAGEGADWTALAERATALLEARPSMAALGNRIDRAMWAASEDESPAALERAAWEEIDRALAADGEAAENAAERLEGTVLTLSRSGTVAEALSAGEPERVVVLESRPDREGVGVAERLAESLDVTLTLDAAVAHLMEEVDVLLVLADGGVVNKVGTRTAAVVAAREGVPAYAVAAADKISPSTEPTLESVERGAITESEAVTVECPLFDRTPPELVSGVITEDGVLDAAGIRERAREHERRARWKEPNPSEG, via the coding sequence ATGGTTGACGTCGTGGTCTGTTTCCTCCGGGCGGACGGGCGGATCCTGCTGTATCGCCGGGAAAACGAGAGGAGGTGGCGGGTCCCGTCCGCGGAGGCGGGCGGGGAGGCCGACGGGGTGGCCCGCCGACTCTGCCGGGAGTGGGCGGCGGAGACGACGCACGTTCGGGCCGGCGACCCCGTCGAGGTCGACGGATCGCGGCTCCTGCCGTACCTCTTCGAGTGCGAACCGGGAGAGATGGAAGCGGGGATCGAGACGGCGTGGGTCCACGCCACCGAGATCCGCCGTCGGGAGACGGTCGAGGGGTCGTGGCGAGCCTACAGATCGGTCTCTCCCACCGTCGGGAGCGTCCGCGACGACCGCACGCACGGCTCCGCGTACGTCTCCGTCCGCGCGCTGGAGGTGTTGCGCGACCGCGCGGGCGAGGGGGCCGACTGGACGGCGCTCGCCGAGCGTGCGACCGCCCTCCTCGAAGCGCGTCCGAGCATGGCCGCCCTCGGAAACCGGATCGACCGGGCGATGTGGGCGGCGAGCGAGGACGAGAGCCCCGCGGCGCTCGAACGGGCGGCGTGGGAGGAAATCGACCGGGCGCTCGCCGCCGACGGGGAGGCCGCCGAGAACGCCGCGGAACGTCTCGAGGGGACGGTATTGACTCTCTCGCGGTCGGGCACGGTCGCCGAGGCGCTCTCGGCCGGCGAGCCGGAACGGGTGGTCGTCCTCGAATCCCGACCGGACCGGGAGGGTGTCGGCGTCGCCGAGCGCCTCGCCGAGTCACTCGACGTGACGCTGACCCTCGACGCCGCGGTCGCGCACCTCATGGAGGAGGTCGACGTGCTGCTCGTGCTCGCGGACGGGGGCGTCGTCAACAAGGTCGGCACCCGGACGGCGGCGGTCGTCGCCGCCCGGGAGGGCGTACCGGCCTACGCCGTCGCGGCCGCCGACAAGATCAGCCCCTCGACGGAGCCGACGCTGGAGAGCGTCGAGCGCGGAGCGATCACGGAAAGCGAGGCCGTCACCGTCGAGTGCCCGCTGTTCGACCGCACGCCACCGGAACTGGTGTCGGGCGTGATCACCGAGGACGGCGTCCTCGACGCGGCGGGGATCCGCGAGCGAGCACGGGAGCACGAGCGCCGGGCGCGGTGGAAAGAGCCAAACCCTTCCGAGGGGTAA
- the ddh gene encoding D-2-hydroxyacid dehydrogenase: MHLERLGIHDSVSAVFPPERIREALSDLEPEVVVVSDSAAIAACDAVVTFAHEEAFLELEWIHSIQAGYDRFPLDELGDRGIVLTNSTGIHGESVGETVVGYMLGVSRRLHQYARQQERREWRKPAWDVPFTLAGESLCVVGLGTLGRGIARRANALGMTVTGVRRSGEPVEGVERVYASDDLHEAIAGARFVALAVPLNEQTRGLIGEAELATMDEESHLINVSRGGVVDQDALVAALEEGEIRGAALDVFAEEPLPEESPLWEFDEVIVTPHVAAFTREYYEGVASLVRANVERIAAGEPFENRVV; encoded by the coding sequence ATGCACTTAGAGCGACTCGGAATCCACGACTCCGTGAGCGCCGTCTTCCCGCCCGAGCGTATACGCGAGGCCCTCTCGGATCTGGAACCGGAGGTCGTCGTCGTGAGCGACTCGGCGGCGATCGCCGCCTGTGATGCCGTCGTCACGTTCGCCCACGAGGAGGCGTTCCTCGAACTGGAGTGGATCCACTCGATCCAGGCGGGCTACGACCGCTTCCCCCTCGACGAGCTGGGGGACCGGGGGATCGTCCTCACCAACAGCACGGGGATCCACGGCGAGAGCGTCGGCGAGACGGTCGTGGGGTATATGCTCGGCGTCTCGCGGCGCCTCCACCAGTACGCCCGCCAGCAGGAACGCCGCGAGTGGCGAAAGCCCGCGTGGGACGTGCCGTTCACCCTCGCGGGCGAGTCGCTCTGCGTGGTCGGCCTCGGGACGCTCGGGCGGGGGATCGCCCGCCGGGCGAACGCGCTCGGGATGACGGTTACGGGGGTACGGCGGAGCGGCGAGCCCGTCGAGGGCGTCGAGCGGGTCTACGCGAGCGACGACCTCCACGAGGCGATCGCGGGGGCGCGCTTCGTCGCGCTCGCGGTCCCGCTGAACGAGCAGACGCGGGGGCTGATCGGCGAGGCCGAACTGGCGACGATGGACGAGGAGAGTCATCTGATCAACGTTTCCCGTGGGGGCGTCGTCGATCAGGACGCGCTCGTCGCCGCCCTCGAGGAGGGGGAGATCCGGGGCGCGGCGCTCGACGTCTTCGCCGAGGAACCCCTCCCCGAGGAGTCGCCGCTGTGGGAGTTCGACGAGGTGATCGTCACGCCACACGTCGCGGCGTTCACGCGCGAGTACTACGAGGGCGTCGCCTCGCTCGTCCGCGCGAACGTCGAACGGATCGCCGCGGGCGAACCCTTCGAGAACCGGGTCGTCTGA
- the engB gene encoding GTP-binding protein EngB — MFEGRPDRDSEIAFVGRSNVGKSTLMREFTGHTVTTGKKPGVTRSPNHYDWASEDFTFTDLPGFGFMEGVDEDAREAIKDDIVRYIEEHGEEIVVGVLVVDGKAVVDIIDRHTERGEVPHDVEMFHFLQEVGIPTVVAVNKMDKVEDRDDRLDALCDRLGLPGPWQQWRDTIAPISAKRGQIEPLREALADRLRDQHRDDLLQFVR; from the coding sequence ATGTTCGAGGGGCGACCCGACCGCGACAGCGAGATCGCCTTCGTCGGCCGGTCGAACGTCGGCAAGTCGACGCTGATGCGCGAGTTCACCGGCCACACCGTTACTACGGGGAAGAAACCCGGCGTGACGCGCTCGCCCAACCACTACGACTGGGCGAGCGAGGACTTCACCTTCACCGACCTGCCGGGGTTCGGGTTCATGGAGGGCGTCGACGAGGACGCTCGGGAGGCGATCAAGGACGACATCGTCCGGTACATCGAGGAACACGGCGAGGAGATCGTCGTCGGCGTGCTCGTCGTCGACGGAAAGGCCGTCGTCGACATCATCGACCGCCACACGGAACGCGGCGAGGTCCCCCACGACGTCGAGATGTTCCACTTTCTGCAGGAGGTCGGGATCCCCACGGTGGTCGCGGTCAACAAGATGGACAAAGTAGAAGACCGCGACGACCGGCTCGACGCCCTCTGTGATCGCCTCGGCCTCCCGGGGCCGTGGCAGCAGTGGCGCGACACGATCGCTCCGATCTCGGCGAAACGCGGGCAGATAGAGCCCCTGCGGGAGGCGCTCGCGGATCGTCTCAGGGACCAGCACCGCGACGACCTCCTGCAGTTCGTCCGATAG
- a CDS encoding TIGR00341 family protein, with the protein MRLVQVTIPAGKRETVLGTLDEEGIDYVVTDETSGREYTGVVYFPLPDNAVEPILDELQELGLEEQSYTVVVDAQTVVSRQFDDLKERYSTDDTDEERISRQELHTEADEMTPTFPVYVTMTLISAIVATAGLLLDSPAVVVGSMVIAPLIGPALAASVGTVTDDDEMFWNGIKYQAFGLGLAIVGAAAFAWLLKTANVVPPGIDLSSIGEISERFTPDLLLLAVALGAGVAGVLALSTGISVALVGVMIAAALIPPAAAAGIAIAWGLPLPAVGATVLVLVNAVSVNLAGVLTLWYTGYRPRNWFETDDAHRKMVRNVATFLVIVVLLSVFLGSVTLSTYQTATFQQEINHDIEETIGQYERFTLLEVESATGEDVVYEQGNIVGINQRITHVTVTVGYEDDPDRGALADTLYERINEDVDQEVTVEVRFIEVERRNG; encoded by the coding sequence GTGCGTCTGGTACAGGTCACGATCCCGGCCGGCAAGCGGGAGACGGTGTTGGGGACGCTCGACGAGGAGGGGATCGACTACGTCGTCACCGACGAGACGAGCGGGCGCGAGTACACCGGCGTGGTCTACTTCCCGCTGCCGGACAACGCCGTCGAGCCGATCCTCGACGAACTCCAGGAACTCGGCCTCGAGGAGCAGTCCTACACGGTCGTCGTCGACGCCCAGACGGTCGTCTCGCGGCAGTTCGACGATCTGAAGGAGCGGTACTCGACCGACGACACCGACGAGGAGCGCATCTCCCGACAGGAGCTTCACACCGAGGCCGACGAGATGACGCCGACGTTCCCGGTCTACGTGACGATGACGCTCATCAGCGCGATCGTCGCGACCGCCGGCCTGTTGCTCGACTCGCCGGCCGTGGTGGTCGGCTCGATGGTGATCGCGCCGCTGATCGGCCCCGCGCTCGCCGCGAGCGTCGGTACCGTCACCGACGACGACGAGATGTTCTGGAACGGGATCAAGTACCAGGCGTTCGGGCTCGGTCTCGCGATCGTTGGGGCTGCGGCCTTCGCGTGGCTGCTCAAGACGGCCAACGTCGTCCCGCCGGGGATCGACCTCTCCTCGATCGGCGAGATCAGCGAGCGGTTCACCCCCGACCTGCTCCTGTTGGCGGTCGCGCTCGGGGCCGGCGTCGCGGGCGTGCTCGCGCTCTCGACGGGCATCTCGGTCGCGCTCGTCGGCGTGATGATCGCCGCCGCACTCATCCCGCCCGCCGCCGCCGCGGGCATCGCCATCGCGTGGGGACTCCCCCTCCCCGCCGTCGGCGCGACGGTGCTCGTCCTCGTCAACGCCGTCTCGGTCAACCTCGCGGGCGTCCTGACGCTGTGGTACACCGGGTATCGGCCCCGCAACTGGTTCGAGACCGACGACGCCCACCGCAAGATGGTTCGCAACGTCGCCACCTTCCTCGTGATCGTCGTCCTGCTCTCGGTCTTCCTCGGGAGCGTCACCCTCTCGACGTACCAGACGGCGACGTTCCAACAGGAGATCAACCACGACATCGAGGAGACGATCGGTCAGTACGAACGGTTCACGCTGCTCGAAGTCGAGTCCGCGACCGGCGAGGACGTCGTGTACGAACAGGGGAACATCGTCGGTATCAACCAGCGGATCACGCACGTGACGGTCACCGTGGGCTACGAGGACGACCCCGACCGAGGGGCGCTCGCCGACACCCTCTACGAACGGATCAACGAGGACGTCGACCAGGAGGTGACCGTCGAGGTCCGGTTCATCGAGGTCGAACGGCGGAACGGCTAG
- a CDS encoding DUF389 domain-containing protein, with protein MTVVRLVRILVDERDRETIVGVLDEKDVDYVVSGESTSGDAVLLEFPLPNDAVGDVLGDLDEAGYEETYTLISQVESAHTPNSETLMDRYADDFDPLTPRELRSKARDMSNDTRSFLALMLLAAWIATAGLLSDSPAIVVGSMVIAPIVGPALTAGVGAVTGDREMLVDSIRLQVLGLVAAVVGAAALAAVVRWGLFAQPDLDLGSIELIGVRVAPTLLALIVGTAAGAAAAFGLTTKGPMSLIGVMIAAALIPTAAATGIAVAWRDPLIAAGTLLLLVVTLVAINLAGAAVLLALGYRPDRSLRGSWTSATTLVAVALLVVAVGAVGVAAADQIGHERAVNGAVHDELAEHENVTAVAVRVEYGDLSPMTGPETVTVVASYTGDGDPPSGLATDIDERIEDRTDREVAVRVRFQDYQTS; from the coding sequence GTGACCGTCGTGCGACTGGTTCGGATTCTCGTCGACGAGCGGGATCGAGAAACGATCGTCGGCGTGCTCGACGAGAAGGACGTCGACTACGTCGTCAGCGGCGAGAGTACGAGCGGCGACGCCGTCCTGCTCGAGTTCCCCCTGCCGAACGACGCCGTCGGCGACGTCCTCGGGGACCTCGACGAGGCGGGGTACGAAGAAACCTACACACTGATTAGCCAGGTCGAGAGCGCCCATACGCCCAACAGCGAGACGCTGATGGACCGCTACGCCGACGACTTCGACCCGCTCACCCCCAGAGAGCTGCGCTCGAAGGCCCGCGACATGAGCAACGACACCCGCTCGTTTCTCGCGTTGATGCTGCTGGCGGCCTGGATCGCCACCGCCGGCCTGTTGAGCGACTCGCCGGCGATCGTCGTCGGCTCGATGGTGATCGCGCCGATCGTGGGTCCCGCGCTCACCGCGGGCGTCGGCGCCGTCACCGGCGACCGCGAGATGCTCGTCGACAGCATCCGGCTGCAGGTGCTCGGACTCGTGGCCGCGGTCGTCGGCGCGGCCGCACTAGCGGCGGTCGTGCGCTGGGGGCTGTTCGCCCAGCCGGACCTCGATCTGGGGTCGATCGAGCTCATCGGGGTGCGGGTGGCCCCGACCCTGCTGGCGCTGATCGTCGGCACCGCCGCGGGCGCGGCGGCCGCGTTCGGCCTGACGACGAAGGGACCGATGTCGCTGATCGGCGTGATGATCGCCGCCGCGCTGATTCCGACCGCCGCGGCGACCGGGATCGCCGTCGCGTGGCGCGACCCGCTGATCGCGGCCGGCACGCTCCTGTTGCTCGTCGTGACCCTCGTGGCGATCAACCTCGCGGGCGCGGCCGTCCTGCTCGCGCTCGGCTACCGGCCCGACCGCTCGCTGCGGGGCTCCTGGACGTCGGCGACGACGCTCGTCGCGGTCGCGTTGCTGGTCGTCGCCGTCGGTGCCGTCGGCGTGGCGGCCGCAGACCAGATCGGCCACGAGCGAGCGGTGAACGGGGCGGTACACGACGAACTCGCCGAACACGAGAACGTGACGGCCGTCGCCGTCCGGGTCGAGTACGGCGACCTCTCGCCGATGACGGGCCCCGAGACGGTGACGGTGGTCGCGAGCTACACCGGCGATGGCGACCCGCCGAGCGGCCTCGCCACGGACATCGACGAGCGGATCGAGGATCGGACCGACCGCGAGGTGGCAGTACGGGTGCGCTTCCAGGACTACCAGACGAGTTGA
- a CDS encoding NOG1 family protein, which produces MIFEDLPTTPRSEELIDKAFSRAARAGRAKSGAEAQQSMLQTASNVLSDNLENVVTSWPDFDAVDPFYYELADALVDVNELRQSLSEVGWASRKTEEIGREYQGKLRTDADLARKHRKQAFARLASVVEEVEEDLLRVGEARDRLKTLPDIDPEEPAIVVAGYPNVGKSTFVNSVTNARHETATYPFTTRGIGVGHLTRDHIRYQLVDTPGLLDRPPEERNEIESQAVSALTHLADCVLVFVDASAACGYPVEDQLALRDAIEGQFDAPVFTVCSKADRSREIDADYYVSVTEGEGVEELLDGAIEAIGYEPELPFES; this is translated from the coding sequence ATGATTTTCGAGGACCTTCCGACGACCCCGCGGTCGGAGGAACTCATCGACAAGGCGTTCTCGCGGGCGGCGCGTGCGGGGCGGGCGAAGAGCGGCGCGGAGGCCCAGCAGTCGATGCTCCAGACGGCCTCGAACGTGCTCTCCGATAACCTGGAGAACGTCGTCACCTCCTGGCCCGACTTCGACGCGGTCGACCCCTTCTACTACGAACTGGCCGACGCGCTGGTGGACGTGAACGAACTCAGACAGAGCCTCTCGGAGGTGGGGTGGGCGAGCCGCAAGACCGAGGAGATCGGCCGGGAGTACCAGGGAAAGCTCAGGACCGACGCGGACCTCGCGCGCAAACACCGCAAGCAGGCGTTCGCCCGACTGGCGAGCGTCGTCGAGGAGGTCGAGGAGGACCTCTTGAGGGTCGGCGAGGCTCGCGACCGGCTCAAGACCCTCCCCGACATCGACCCCGAGGAGCCGGCGATCGTCGTCGCGGGCTACCCCAACGTGGGCAAGTCGACGTTCGTCAATAGCGTCACCAACGCGCGCCACGAGACCGCCACCTACCCCTTCACCACCAGGGGGATCGGCGTCGGCCACCTCACGCGCGACCACATTCGGTATCAGCTCGTCGACACCCCCGGCCTGCTCGACCGGCCCCCGGAGGAGCGAAACGAGATCGAGTCGCAGGCCGTCTCGGCGCTGACCCACCTGGCCGACTGCGTGCTCGTCTTCGTCGACGCCAGCGCGGCGTGTGGCTACCCCGTCGAGGACCAGTTGGCGCTCCGGGACGCCATCGAGGGCCAGTTCGACGCCCCCGTCTTCACCGTCTGTAGCAAGGCCGACCGCTCGCGCGAGATCGACGCGGACTACTACGTGAGCGTCACGGAGGGAGAGGGCGTCGAGGAACTCCTCGACGGGGCGATCGAGGCGATCGGCTACGAGCCCGAACTCCCCTTCGAGTCCTAG
- a CDS encoding DUF5518 domain-containing protein gives MTDWRAVGYGFVVTLLVGAIGLAIPGLGQLTAGLVGGFVAGYVAGGGLARGFWHGLLAGSIGGIAVGLLLWGAIALVGLAGGPVGAAAGALAGLGVFAIALVIALVMAAESAVAGAVGALLNDEPRSAERANY, from the coding sequence ATGACGGACTGGCGCGCGGTGGGCTACGGGTTCGTGGTAACGCTACTGGTGGGGGCGATCGGCCTCGCGATCCCGGGGCTGGGACAGCTCACCGCGGGACTCGTCGGCGGGTTCGTCGCGGGCTACGTCGCCGGGGGCGGTCTCGCCCGTGGGTTCTGGCACGGCCTGCTCGCGGGGAGCATCGGCGGAATCGCCGTCGGGTTGCTGCTGTGGGGTGCGATCGCGCTCGTCGGCCTCGCGGGCGGGCCGGTCGGCGCCGCCGCGGGCGCGCTCGCCGGTCTCGGCGTCTTCGCGATCGCCCTCGTGATCGCGCTGGTGATGGCCGCAGAGAGCGCCGTCGCCGGCGCGGTCGGCGCGCTGTTGAACGACGAACCGCGGTCGGCGGAGCGGGCGAACTACTAG
- the hisE gene encoding phosphoribosyl-ATP diphosphatase — translation MSRAEADVIDELFAVIEDRKETLPEDSYTASLFTHEKGENRVLEKLGEETTEVILAAKDDANDELAAESADLVYHLLVLLSMKGMDLGDLREELADRR, via the coding sequence GTGAGCCGCGCCGAGGCCGACGTCATCGACGAACTGTTCGCCGTCATCGAGGACCGAAAGGAGACCTTACCGGAGGACTCGTACACCGCCTCGCTGTTCACCCACGAGAAGGGCGAGAACCGCGTGCTGGAGAAGCTCGGCGAGGAGACCACCGAGGTGATCCTCGCCGCGAAGGACGACGCGAACGACGAACTCGCCGCCGAGTCGGCCGACCTGGTCTATCACCTGCTGGTCCTGCTCTCGATGAAGGGGATGGACCTCGGGGACCTCCGCGAGGAACTGGCCGACCGTCGCTAG
- a CDS encoding bifunctional nuclease family protein, with product MDASIDAVRVAGTPDGPVPVVVLAPDGEADVVPIFIGFEEANSIAHGMDAYDIGRPLTHDLLLDVMEELGGRIERVEISEISDEGTYIADLHIAGPRTSVVVDARPSDSLALAARTNAPVEIAEEVFEQGRQDHEQFDDLTDIREMGELVGEGL from the coding sequence ATGGACGCCAGTATCGATGCGGTGCGTGTCGCTGGCACGCCCGACGGGCCGGTCCCCGTCGTCGTCCTCGCCCCCGACGGCGAGGCGGACGTCGTCCCGATATTCATCGGCTTCGAGGAGGCGAACAGCATCGCCCACGGCATGGACGCCTACGACATCGGCCGCCCGCTGACCCACGACCTCCTGCTCGACGTGATGGAGGAACTCGGCGGGCGTATCGAACGCGTCGAGATCAGCGAGATCAGCGACGAGGGGACCTACATCGCCGATCTGCACATCGCCGGCCCCCGGACGTCGGTGGTCGTCGACGCCCGCCCGAGCGACTCGCTCGCGCTCGCCGCCCGGACGAACGCCCCGGTCGAGATCGCCGAGGAGGTCTTCGAGCAGGGCCGCCAGGACCACGAACAGTTCGACGACCTGACCGACATCCGGGAGATGGGCGAACTCGTGGGGGAGGGGCTGTGA
- the pdxT gene encoding pyridoxal 5'-phosphate synthase glutaminase subunit PdxT, whose translation MSLVAGVVAVQGNVSEHASAVSRAGETYDERVEVREVRSGGVVPDCDLLLVPGGESTTISRLVHAEGIAPEIRSHVERGKPVLATCAGLIVLGRTADERVDCLGLLDVEVERNAFGRQRDSFEARLDVAGLDEPFPAAFIRAPAITDAGACEVLARVDGRPVAVRQGPIVGTAFHPELTDDARLHRLALFDVPPVTQ comes from the coding sequence ATGAGCCTCGTCGCCGGCGTCGTCGCCGTCCAGGGCAACGTCTCCGAACACGCGAGCGCCGTCTCCCGTGCCGGCGAGACCTACGACGAGCGCGTCGAGGTCCGCGAGGTCCGCTCCGGCGGCGTCGTCCCCGACTGCGACCTCCTCCTCGTCCCCGGCGGGGAGTCGACGACCATCTCACGCCTCGTTCACGCCGAGGGGATCGCCCCCGAGATCCGCTCGCACGTCGAGCGCGGCAAGCCCGTCCTCGCGACGTGCGCGGGGCTGATCGTCCTCGGACGGACGGCCGACGAGCGCGTCGACTGTCTCGGCCTGCTCGACGTCGAGGTCGAGCGAAACGCCTTCGGCCGCCAGCGCGACAGCTTCGAGGCCCGTCTCGACGTCGCGGGCCTCGACGAACCGTTTCCGGCGGCCTTCATCCGCGCGCCCGCGATAACGGACGCCGGAGCGTGCGAGGTGCTCGCGCGCGTCGATGGACGGCCCGTCGCCGTCCGGCAGGGGCCGATCGTGGGCACGGCCTTTCACCCCGAACTCACCGACGACGCACGACTGCACCGGCTCGCCCTCTTCGACGTGCCACCCGTTACACAGTAG
- a CDS encoding preprotein translocase subunit Sec61beta, which yields MSSGQNSGGLMSSAGLVRYFEAEDRNAVTLDPKTVMAVCVLFGVFIQILNAVM from the coding sequence ATGAGCAGCGGACAGAACAGCGGCGGGCTGATGTCGAGCGCCGGGCTCGTCCGGTACTTCGAGGCCGAGGACCGCAACGCGGTCACGCTCGATCCCAAGACGGTGATGGCCGTCTGCGTGCTCTTCGGGGTCTTCATCCAGATCCTGAACGCCGTGATGTGA
- a CDS encoding co-chaperone YbbN, whose product MAVTLKDFYADWCGPCKTQDPILEELEDDWDGRFHVEKVNVDEDQETANEYQVRSLPTLIIENDDGVVERFVGVTQRDDIETALEEAGA is encoded by the coding sequence ATGGCTGTAACCCTGAAAGACTTCTATGCCGACTGGTGTGGCCCCTGCAAGACACAGGACCCGATCCTCGAGGAGCTAGAGGACGACTGGGACGGACGCTTCCACGTCGAGAAGGTCAACGTCGACGAGGACCAGGAGACCGCGAACGAGTACCAGGTCCGCTCGCTTCCCACCCTGATCATCGAGAACGACGACGGCGTCGTCGAGCGGTTCGTCGGCGTCACCCAGCGCGACGACATCGAGACCGCTCTCGAAGAGGCCGGCGCGTAG
- the npdG gene encoding NADPH-dependent F420 reductase has translation MRIALCGGTGDIGEGLALRFAYDTDHELLIGSRDPEKARVKAEEYVTELGSRGVETTIKGFENAMAADRADVVVLAVPPYYVRDTVESISDRLDAETILVSPAVGMQRDDAGLHYNRPSAGSVTAMVAGTAPDDVSVVGAFHSLSADKLAALDVELAEDTLLVGDDEDAVDIVRLLAEGIEGLRPLYAGPLGNAAEVESLTPLLINLAKHNDLHDVGVRFE, from the coding sequence ATGCGAATCGCGCTCTGTGGCGGCACCGGCGACATCGGCGAGGGACTGGCGCTGCGCTTCGCCTACGACACCGACCACGAACTCCTGATCGGCTCGCGCGACCCCGAGAAGGCGCGGGTGAAAGCCGAGGAGTACGTGACCGAACTCGGTAGTCGAGGGGTCGAGACGACGATCAAGGGCTTCGAGAACGCGATGGCGGCCGACCGCGCCGACGTGGTCGTCCTCGCGGTCCCGCCCTACTACGTCCGGGATACGGTCGAGTCGATTTCCGATAGACTCGACGCCGAGACGATCCTCGTCAGCCCCGCCGTCGGAATGCAGCGCGACGACGCGGGCCTCCACTACAACCGTCCCTCGGCGGGCAGCGTGACGGCGATGGTCGCGGGGACTGCCCCCGACGACGTCAGCGTCGTCGGCGCGTTTCACAGCCTCTCGGCGGACAAACTCGCCGCCCTCGACGTCGAGTTGGCGGAGGACACGCTGCTGGTGGGGGACGACGAGGACGCCGTCGACATCGTCCGCCTGCTCGCCGAGGGGATCGAGGGGCTTCGACCGCTCTACGCCGGTCCCCTCGGGAACGCCGCGGAGGTCGAGTCGCTGACGCCGCTGCTGATCAACCTCGCGAAACACAACGACCTCCACGACGTCGGCGTCCGGTTCGAATAA
- a CDS encoding TIGR01548 family HAD-type hydrolase, whose protein sequence is MRADCVVLDVDGVLVDVADSYRRAIVESIERVYDDTIPKERIQAFKDAGGFNNDWELTYAAALYVLARQEGYPESVEGFTGRIADRGGGLAAAEAVVEAALSAEAARRVRERWNRERLREVFQWLYLGRDLYRDLEGEAPSGVPDDHAGFIHDEPVLLDPEVRERLVEHYAVGVLTGRPAAEAEIALSRVGLDIPEEHRFTMDDWEEGKPHPRALVTLAERFESDSTAFVGDTLDDVRTARNAAAADPDREYHAVGVLTGGLAGEEGRRKYEEEGATAVLDSVNDLPDLLE, encoded by the coding sequence ATGCGCGCAGACTGCGTCGTCCTCGACGTCGACGGGGTGCTCGTCGACGTCGCCGACTCCTACCGCCGGGCGATCGTCGAGTCGATCGAGCGGGTCTACGACGACACCATCCCCAAGGAGCGGATTCAGGCGTTCAAGGACGCGGGCGGGTTCAACAACGACTGGGAGCTCACGTATGCGGCGGCGCTCTACGTCCTCGCCCGTCAGGAGGGCTATCCCGAGTCGGTCGAGGGGTTCACCGGCCGGATCGCGGATCGCGGCGGCGGCCTCGCCGCGGCGGAGGCGGTCGTCGAGGCGGCGCTGTCGGCGGAGGCGGCCCGCCGGGTCCGCGAACGCTGGAACCGCGAGCGCCTGCGCGAGGTGTTCCAGTGGCTCTACCTCGGACGCGACCTCTACCGCGACCTCGAAGGCGAGGCCCCCTCGGGGGTTCCGGACGACCACGCCGGGTTCATCCACGACGAACCCGTCCTGCTCGACCCCGAGGTCCGCGAACGGCTCGTGGAGCACTACGCGGTGGGGGTCCTGACCGGCCGGCCCGCCGCCGAGGCCGAGATCGCCCTCTCCCGGGTCGGCCTCGACATACCCGAGGAGCATCGCTTCACGATGGACGACTGGGAGGAGGGAAAGCCCCACCCGCGGGCGCTCGTGACGCTCGCCGAGCGCTTCGAGAGCGACTCGACCGCGTTCGTCGGAGACACGCTCGACGACGTGCGCACGGCGCGAAACGCCGCCGCGGCCGACCCCGACCGCGAGTACCACGCGGTCGGCGTCCTCACGGGTGGACTGGCCGGCGAGGAGGGGAGACGGAAGTACGAGGAGGAGGGCGCGACGGCGGTCCTCGACTCCGTGAACGACCTGCCGGACCTACTGGAGTAG
- a CDS encoding UPF0146 family protein, with amino-acid sequence MEPGPREALAAELAEYDSLVEVGIGRRTGVAGALAARGRRITATDVHPREVPDGVAFVLDDVTDPDPSVYANAGAIYALNCPPELHRPIRDLARRVDADFLFTTLGGDGPAIPVSRRTLPAETLFVAER; translated from the coding sequence ATGGAACCGGGTCCTCGGGAGGCACTCGCCGCGGAACTGGCCGAATACGACTCCCTCGTCGAGGTCGGGATCGGCCGGCGAACCGGCGTCGCCGGCGCGCTCGCCGCCCGTGGGCGTCGGATCACCGCGACCGACGTCCATCCCCGGGAGGTGCCCGACGGCGTCGCCTTCGTCCTCGACGACGTGACCGATCCCGACCCCTCGGTCTACGCCAACGCGGGGGCGATCTACGCGCTCAACTGCCCGCCGGAACTCCATCGTCCCATCCGTGATCTGGCCCGCCGCGTCGACGCCGACTTCCTGTTCACCACGCTCGGCGGCGACGGCCCCGCGATCCCCGTCTCGCGGCGCACCCTCCCGGCGGAGACGCTGTTCGTCGCGGAGCGATAG